One window of Mangrovibacterium diazotrophicum genomic DNA carries:
- a CDS encoding SusD/RagB family nutrient-binding outer membrane lipoprotein — protein sequence MKKITTTLIILLGLIITSCDYDLDINTSPNSAQEASPDQRLPYALTETFDFYGSHGTRVAALTQQMGYIYSPSARYYQLENWQFQNNADAWVWQCWYGYAWVNIDEMVQDAEDLGAWHYVGVGKILEAFGCGALVDAYGYMAYQDGLAGNIQPDYDDAEYVYSQVLPLCDEAIADLQKTQAEDAPTLAAGDIMYNGDVDKWIKFAYGVKARLMSHLSKKAEGTDLLSYNPSGILSALSMSFSSNDDDASYPYEISDISARRSIQYQNMSASYKPGKLWIDYLLNTVDGTGNSWNSGVEDPRAALLIPKILSGDNAGEYSYGVDLTKVDSEPLASDVNYVGLRSTDDNVLFYTQQNSPYFLLSYSEVKFIEAEVYFREGDKASALTAYKAGIQANMDKMGISSTESAAFLASEAVAQSSTELTLSHIMMQKYIALTYSPEVWTDMRRCDYCIGSAGTYDLDAGVYKGFMRPEFVYETAFPTETDYIRRYQMAYYERYYNAAKVTALGVFENTYMTEPVWWDTAE from the coding sequence ATGAAAAAGATAACGACAACTTTAATCATATTACTCGGATTGATAATCACGTCCTGTGATTATGATCTGGACATTAATACGTCCCCGAACAGCGCGCAGGAAGCTTCTCCTGATCAGCGACTGCCCTATGCTTTGACGGAGACTTTCGACTTTTATGGCAGTCACGGAACCCGTGTTGCCGCCCTGACCCAGCAAATGGGATATATTTACAGCCCTAGTGCCCGTTATTACCAGTTGGAAAACTGGCAATTTCAGAATAATGCCGACGCATGGGTTTGGCAGTGCTGGTACGGCTATGCTTGGGTGAACATCGACGAAATGGTGCAGGATGCAGAAGATTTGGGTGCATGGCATTATGTTGGTGTTGGTAAAATTTTGGAGGCATTTGGTTGTGGCGCTTTGGTTGATGCCTACGGCTACATGGCCTATCAGGATGGTTTGGCAGGAAACATTCAGCCGGATTATGATGATGCAGAGTACGTTTACAGCCAGGTGTTGCCATTGTGCGACGAAGCGATTGCTGACTTGCAGAAGACTCAAGCGGAAGATGCTCCAACTTTAGCCGCCGGCGATATCATGTACAACGGTGATGTAGACAAATGGATCAAGTTTGCATACGGCGTAAAAGCCCGTTTGATGAGTCACCTGTCTAAAAAAGCAGAGGGTACCGATCTGTTGTCTTATAATCCAAGCGGCATCCTGTCAGCTCTTTCAATGTCTTTTAGTTCGAATGACGATGATGCTTCCTATCCGTATGAGATTAGCGATATTTCGGCTCGCCGTTCTATTCAATATCAAAACATGTCGGCCAGCTACAAGCCCGGTAAATTATGGATTGATTACCTGTTGAATACAGTTGACGGAACAGGAAACAGCTGGAATAGCGGCGTTGAAGACCCTCGTGCAGCCTTGTTGATCCCGAAAATTTTAAGTGGCGACAATGCAGGAGAGTATTCCTACGGTGTTGATTTGACAAAGGTAGATTCTGAGCCATTGGCTTCGGATGTAAACTATGTTGGGCTTCGCTCGACTGATGACAATGTGTTGTTCTACACACAACAAAATTCACCATATTTCCTGCTTTCCTACTCTGAAGTGAAGTTTATCGAGGCTGAAGTTTATTTCCGCGAAGGAGACAAAGCCAGTGCGTTAACAGCTTACAAAGCAGGTATTCAGGCAAACATGGATAAAATGGGAATTTCGTCGACTGAAAGTGCTGCCTTCCTGGCGAGTGAAGCAGTGGCACAAAGTTCGACTGAGTTGACCCTGAGCCACATCATGATGCAGAAGTACATCGCGTTAACTTATAGTCCTGAAGTTTGGACTGATATGAGACGTTGTGACTATTGTATCGGTTCAGCGGGAACCTACGATCTGGATGCCGGTGTCTATAAAGGCTTTATGCGTCCTGAATTTGTTTATGAAACCGCTTTCCCAACCGAGACGGATTACATTCGTCGTTACCAGATGGCTTACTACGAACGATATTATAATGCTGCCAAAGTAACGGCATTGGGTGTTTTCGAGAATACTTATATGACTGAACCCGTTTGGTGGGATACTGCAGAATAA